The following nucleotide sequence is from Streptomyces brevispora.
GACTCGTCGCCTTCTGCGAGATGACTCCCTACGTGGTGGTCAAGGCGTTCACCGGACCACTGGTGGACCGGATCGGCCCGCGGGCCGTTTCCTGGACCACCGATCTGGCCAGCGCGACCGCCGCCGCTGCGGTGCCCCTGCTCCACACCCTGGACCTGCTCTCCTTTCCCCTTCTTCTGGTTCTGGTTGCACTTATCGGCGCGGCCCGGGGCCCCGGCGACCTAGCCAAGGAGGTGATGGTCCCAGAGGCGGCTGAGCGCGGCCGAGTACCGCTGGAGCGCGCCACCGGTCTGTCCGGCGTGATCGAGCGGCTCGCCTCTACCGTCGGCCTGGCGATCGGCGGATCCCTGGTGGCGCTGCTCGGCCCCCTGACCGCGCTCGCCGTCAACGCAGGCTGCTTCGCCCTCGGATCGGTGATCATCAAACTCGCGCTGCCTCGCGGCATGGGGCACACGGCCGAGGAAGCCCCCTCGGCGGCCGGGAAGACGGAACCGGGCTACTGGCGGCGGTTCGGCGAGGGCTTCACCTTCCTGCGCGGCGAGCCGCTGCTGCTCACCGTCATCGTCATGGTGGGGATCACCAACCTGCTGGACGCGGCGTTCGTCGCGGTGCTCGTGCCCGTCTGGGCCAGGGATTCCGGCAACGGGCCGGCCGCGATCGGCCTGATGGGCAGCGTAATGGGAGCCGCGGGAGTCGGCGGGAGCCTGATCGCCGCGGTGGTCGCGCACCGGCTGCGGCGGCGGATGGTGGTTCTCACCGGGTTCCTGCTGGCCGGGGCACCTAGGTTCCTGATCCTCGCCTTCGATGCACCGCTGGGGGCAGTCCTGGCCGTCTTCGCGGTCACCGGGTTCGGCGCCGGCTTCGTCAACCCAGTGCTGGGGGCCGTCCTCGTCGAACGGGTGCCGCGCCGGATGCTGGGCCGGGTCAACGCGCTCGGCGACTCGCTGGCCTGGGCAGGTATCCCACTCGGTGGGCTGCTCGCCGGGGCGGCGGTGACCACTGCCGGACTCGTGCCGGTGCTGCTCACCTGCGGGGCCGCGTACTTCCTCACCACGAATCTGGCTGGACTGCGGCCGGAATGGCGCGAGATAGACCGAACGCGTGGGCGGGCCGTCATGAAGCAGCATGGCAAGGAAGACGCCTCACCAGACAGCGCGAACGCAGCGACCTGACGCTTACGCGAGGGGAGGCGGACCAGGCTGGCACTCGGGACTGGTGAGCTCGCGTATTCAACTGTCGTGTGTTGGCCTGTCCGGCCCTGGGATTGCTACTGATCGTGACGTCTGCCAGCGGGCTACGAATGTCAGAGGCATCCGGTTGGATGAGCACGTGACTGTCTATGACGTAGCCCGCCAGCTCCCCACCATCGCCGACCTGCGAGACCTGTGCCGCTCGCTTGCGATGCTCGATGCGATCCTGAGCCCGGACTGGGAAAGCCGGTACTACTCGTTCAATGCCACTTGGGCTGAAGGCGAGGAGATGGCTTCGATGCGCAACGGGTCGGGAGACGAGTACTCCATCGTGTTCTCGGCGGCTGGGGTCTATGTTCGCGGCTTTGGTCACGAAGCACCAATGAGCCCGTATGGACACGATGGCGAGCCCTGGCCGGGAGTGATCGACGATGTTCCCGAGGTCTTTAAGTCCTTCGTCGAGGAGCCGGCGTTCACCGACGAGGGCGGCGTGCCCGTCGTGACCGCCTGCTTGTGGCGGGAGGCGACGGACGATCAGTGGCACCACGGCACGATCGACTTCCCCTCGGACCGTGCCGACCCTGACGGGGCCACGGGGCTGTTCGAGCTTCTGGTCGACCGCTCTCCCGAGGCGTTCCAGCGCTTCGCAGAGGACTATTACGAGGTCCCTGTGGACTTGAGGACGGTGAGTGACGTGTATGCCTTGCGGCCGCTGAACCAGGAACTCGTGTCGTCGTTGAACGTAGAGGTCACCCTGGCGGACCTGGCCCAAGACATCTCCGAAATCGGCTATCCGCAGGCTCACTGAGAGCCGATCCGTCTGCCCACCGGCACGTTTTTGCTG
It contains:
- a CDS encoding MFS transporter — translated: MTDDASEAPGIPGKRSLRPLGGVLAAMAVSLTGTRISVVALPWFVLVTTGSATQTGLVAFCEMTPYVVVKAFTGPLVDRIGPRAVSWTTDLASATAAAAVPLLHTLDLLSFPLLLVLVALIGAARGPGDLAKEVMVPEAAERGRVPLERATGLSGVIERLASTVGLAIGGSLVALLGPLTALAVNAGCFALGSVIIKLALPRGMGHTAEEAPSAAGKTEPGYWRRFGEGFTFLRGEPLLLTVIVMVGITNLLDAAFVAVLVPVWARDSGNGPAAIGLMGSVMGAAGVGGSLIAAVVAHRLRRRMVVLTGFLLAGAPRFLILAFDAPLGAVLAVFAVTGFGAGFVNPVLGAVLVERVPRRMLGRVNALGDSLAWAGIPLGGLLAGAAVTTAGLVPVLLTCGAAYFLTTNLAGLRPEWREIDRTRGRAVMKQHGKEDASPDSANAAT